The genomic interval TAAGCTGTGGACTGTCGGTCAAATtagtgttgttgttgctgttgcccATACTGACATCGTTGCtgttattgttgttgttgttgttgttgttgacattgagattgttgttgttgttgttgttcaCATTCagattgttgttgttgctggtaTTGCTGCCTGTGTTGGAATTGGTATTTGGCCTCATCTGGGAAGGCAGCTGGATACCGTCCATGTTGTTGACATAGCGTCCAATCATATACTCGTCAAACGGGCTGGAGGACTCGGGAATGGGCGGCGTGATGCCGTATTGCAGCTGTGTCTCTGGCGGATACATGTTGTTGGAGCTGTTACCGGTCTGCGGAATGTACTGGCCGCGGTTGGACGACTCCGGCGACATGTCGTCTAGGTCCAGTAGGTCGTCCGGCACTGTTCCCATCTGTTCCAGGTCGTCGTAGTTGATTCCGCCCTGCAGCACTTGGCGCGATAGCAGCGAGCCGTACTCGGGCGAGCCCACCGTCTGCGAAAAGTGCAGCTCGTTGAGCGTGTCGTCTGTGTATTTGTCGTTGGGGTTCATAATCCCTCAGTGGCGGCGGTGGAGATAGCACTGGCGCGGGCGAGTGGGGAGAGTGTGGTGGCGAATTGGCCGGGTCGCGTGGTTTGTGGCGAGTGTGGGACTCCGTGGAGGATGTCGGCGAGGCGGATAGCAGACGCTCAATGACTCTAAAGGTGAACCGGGCTGCGAGTcgtggagagagagagagaagagagttGTGCGTGTGCAAACTGAGTGTGGAGGATACAGTATCCGTACAGGTTGGAAGCACACTAATAAAAGTTAG from Yarrowia lipolytica chromosome 1F, complete sequence carries:
- a CDS encoding uncharacterized protein (Truncated form of YALI0F11979g, some similarities with KLLA0E06479g Kluyveromyces lactis), whose amino-acid sequence is MNPNDKYTDDTLNELHFSQTVGSPEYGSLLSRQVLQGGINYDDLEQMGTVPDDLLDLDDMSPESSNRGQYIPQTGNSSNNMYPPETQLQYGITPPIPESSSPFDEYMIGRYVNNMDGIQLPSQMRPNTNSNTGSNTSNNNNLNVNNNNNNNLNVNNNNNNNNNSNDVSMGNSNNNTNLTDSPQLNASYYPTSASHSRNSSAGISNMGMVPVQQQQMGSSLSPDTTPYGSPTNIPVPTSSGASRRQVNFADQFGSPSSYGSSLEHRALSPYARSPLSKGVISRSLDEKQPAVACGGRAQAVKRPRVP